A window from Candidatus Gracilibacteria bacterium encodes these proteins:
- the pyrH gene encoding UMP kinase: protein MKTKKARRILLKVSGEMMAEQGQGADAAAVLKLAQDIKALWKKKIQVAIVMGGGNFWRYRDNKKLSISRSASDAIGMLATMMNARLLQEALESIGVPAKSLSAHGNFYFTEPYVPSRGKALLDKGTVVICGGGTGNAYFTTDTAAALRALELECSVLLKETKVSGVYDKDPMKYKNAKLLPKISYEEVLKRELQVMDLSAILLCSENKLPIVVFQGKAGNLLKAATGKKIGSIIS, encoded by the coding sequence ATGAAGACAAAGAAAGCTCGAAGGATTCTCCTCAAAGTCTCCGGGGAAATGATGGCGGAACAAGGGCAGGGGGCCGATGCCGCCGCCGTGCTTAAACTGGCTCAGGATATTAAGGCGCTTTGGAAAAAGAAAATTCAAGTGGCCATTGTGATGGGCGGCGGCAATTTTTGGCGCTATCGTGACAATAAAAAATTGAGTATTTCGCGCAGCGCTTCAGATGCCATTGGGATGCTTGCCACCATGATGAATGCGCGGCTTTTGCAGGAAGCCCTGGAATCGATTGGAGTCCCGGCGAAATCCCTTTCGGCACATGGAAATTTTTATTTCACGGAGCCTTATGTGCCTTCTCGTGGCAAAGCGTTGCTGGATAAAGGAACGGTTGTGATTTGTGGAGGAGGAACGGGGAATGCGTACTTTACAACAGACACGGCTGCGGCGCTTCGGGCTCTGGAATTGGAGTGCAGCGTGCTTTTAAAAGAGACCAAGGTCTCCGGCGTGTACGATAAAGATCCCATGAAGTACAAAAACGCAAAGCTTCTTCCGAAAATTTCTTATGAGGAGGTGTTGAAACGGGAGTTGCAAGTCATGGATTTGAGCGCTATTTTGCTGTGCAGTGAGAACAAGCTTCCCATTGTGGTTTTTCAGGGGAAGGCAGGCAATTTGCTCAAGGCCGCGACCGGCAAGAAAATTGGCTCCATTATCTCCTAA
- the frr gene encoding ribosome recycling factor codes for MAHPLVQKSKQDFIKAIEHLSDEFNKLQIGRASSGMVDTLMVESYGVMQPIKNLASVSIPDARTIQIQPWDRSTLAGIEKAIRDSDLNLNPSNNGLAVMLNIPPLTEERRRDLVKVVGRMSEEAKIAVRNLRHEAMAVFKKMEHAEEMSEDERKGAENALQEEVDAINKQIEELAKKKEDAIMTL; via the coding sequence ATGGCTCATCCCCTCGTACAAAAAAGCAAACAGGATTTTATCAAGGCTATTGAGCATCTTTCTGATGAATTCAATAAGCTTCAAATTGGACGAGCTTCCAGTGGGATGGTGGATACTTTGATGGTGGAATCGTATGGGGTGATGCAACCCATCAAAAATCTGGCCAGTGTGAGTATTCCGGACGCTCGAACCATTCAAATTCAACCGTGGGATCGGTCCACTTTGGCCGGCATCGAAAAAGCCATTCGTGATTCTGACCTGAATCTCAATCCGAGCAACAACGGGCTTGCGGTTATGTTGAATATTCCACCGCTCACTGAGGAACGCCGCCGGGATTTGGTGAAGGTGGTGGGCCGCATGTCGGAGGAAGCCAAAATTGCGGTGCGCAATTTGCGTCATGAGGCCATGGCCGTTTTTAAAAAAATGGAACATGCCGAAGAGATGAGTGAGGATGAACGGAAAGGTGCTGAGAATGCGCTTCAAGAAGAAGTGGACGCCATCAACAAACAAATTGAGGAACTGGCGAAGAAGAAAGAGGACGCTATAATGACATTATAA